tctcaattcgattatcattagttacacttgccgggtgtaagcgagaacttatgttgtatggatccatatgggtttgacaaaccctcattcagatgattctctaccgtctacgaatgtaatatatttttgagaaacagtgtatgttctaacactattgtgatggggttttatggaaggaatgttaagccttgataattgggtgatcgcgaacctattttggaatacaaactatttggatgatcaattttatgggaatactaaatcttgtggttcaaaaataacgtttattactacacctatgatttcaccaacgtctttcgttgacagttttctatatgtgtctcaggttcatacttggctacttgatacatgctttcgcgtacactcatacttgcttggggtcaagcatacatgcatacactttgattacttgcttggagtcaagcatacatgcatacgctagtgatagcacctttagattcaaacaattgtttacatacttacgctatttatagcaaccgtgattttaaactaattatgtcgcagattatttcatttatacttaccaacttttgtaaacttaactcGTTGTCGAACATTTGGTAAacaaaactttgtaagtcttgtatgtttcaaatgaatgcgacataattttggtcaaacgtgtctcatatagggactacgaccacgtaacgggacctaagttgacggcgctgtcaatgacgattttgtcgggtcgttacagtttgtTTTCTGTGTTGTCTACATCAAGCATGCTCATTCAACTGATATTGAAAACTTAGTTGAAGAAAGAAGGACACAAATCGGCGGCTGAAAAATGACCATACAAGACAACGATGGAATGAAAAAGTATATCAAACGTGCAGTTCGTGTATATACTTTATCAAGGCCTTGGGAACCTAACTTTCTATTTGTTTATTTAAATAGTGTGTTCACACATTCTAGGGTGCTCCTGAATTAGCTTCAGTACAAAGAGAGAGCTACGTGATTTTCTGATATGCTTATCGGCTGAAGTACAAACATCATTTGGACTAGCAGACAATGGAACCTTTACATGGTTAATGGGCACTATATAAATAGACAACTCTACTAATGTTTTAGATACTGGTGTGGGAATTAAATTAAATGTGTCTATAAAATCTTGTATATGTTTTCAGTGTGTATGATCTATCAATGCATAATCTGTATCAATCGGTTATTTATTCTGCTCTAAGATAACCATGATTCTTTAACATTTTATAAGTAAAAGAATAAATTAAAAATTATACTTAACCGTGCAATACATAGTTTAATTAGCAAATAATTGTATTCATCTCCTACAATACTTCATGTTGTTATTCAGAACAAACAAAGATTTATACCATATATTATCTAacgtaattttttttctttctccatAGCAAGGCCCAAAACCACTTGCGGAACCTTTTCATCCATTGGAGTACGTTTTCTTTTTTGAACAACTATtgagatcacccgagggggactaaaccacccgttgcaatcatctcccgtttcgactatgccgatgcagcgataataaccccgctcaCATCGCTGCCCGGGTGGAAACCTTGAACCTATCCAAGGGCACggtcaagtaaaaccccctccccgttacgccatgggtggatacttcatggcagggatgaaattgtgtttttaatatgtagccaacgagggtcgaactcctgacctcccctaaaggaggcaggccaccaaccgctagaccacatcacaacttctccATTAGAGTACGTTAGACAATACCTTAAATAATGAATAAATCTTGATTACGATTCTATGATAGTTTTTAGTACTAATAATTTAGTATATTTTAGTACTAACTAAGATGAAGCTGTCCCTGTGAATAGTAAAATGTTCATGGGGTttagtatattttataataattattaataatttagttTTTGTAATTTTGTTCAACGCATTAAGAGATCATTGGCATCTCATTTTCAGATTTAATGTTCTACGAAATTTGTCAAGTAATTGAAGTGTTTGTTTCTTTTCTTTTTGAAAGATGAAATTTCGCACAAGTAGATCGACTTTGTTGGTGATTATATATAGGGAGGTGATACTTACACACTCCTTTTTTATGCATACACACTTTTTGGTATAATACTTACAATTATATCCCTATATTTACCTAGGAAATTGAACCTGCATTATCATAAGTAAGGGTATATTAGTAAGttagtgtgtatggatcaaaaaggagagtgtgagtatcacctcccatATATATAAGGTATGCTTATAGTTTTAAAATGCTCGCGCGAATCCCATGTAAGAATCTTTTTTATCTTGGTATTTTAATTCTCATAAGAATGATTTATTCTCTAGTATCAACCAAGCCACATCGATACAACAGTAGTATTCTATTACATTACATTCTCATTGCCTTTCCCATTCCTATTTCCCCATTCGAACCAAGAAGACCTTAAGGTATAACATTTTCTTGAGTAAGGATAAAAGCTTATTGAACTCGATTACATTCAGAAATCGAGTGTTAAATGGGATGTTGAGGAAGATGAAAATTTCAAGTTTGTTCATTGTTCATTAAAACACAAATGCCGGGTTCAGAAATTTCAGGGATTAATTGTTGACGGCGTATGGCTTGACGACCCGAGTATTGATAAAGATAAGTTCTTTGATTTTTTCAAGAATAAATTCAAAAAGGTCGATTCTGGAGCAGCTTTCGTCCATGTTAAACCACAAGTTATACTTTctgatgaagatgcaagttttatTGAGAGAGACATTGATGATACAGAGATTAAAAACGCTGTTTGGGAGTGCGGAATTTCTTTTCGTTTCATTAAACATTTTTGAGAGTTTTTTCAACATGATTTTTACAGAGACATTAAAGGTTTCTTTGCCTTGTCTAGTATGCCTCATGGTGCTAACTCAGCTTTTTTCTCGCTTATTCCAAAAGTACAGAATCTGGTTCTGATAATGGATTTCAGACCTATTTCGTTAGTAGGGTGTTTTTACAAAATCATTACTAAAATCGTGACTAACCAATTAGCTTCTGTTATTGATAAGATTATTAGTCCAGCTTAATTGGCGTTTATTTCAGGACGTCAGATTTTAGATGGCCCGTTAATTCTAAGTGAGATTATATCTTGGTATAAAAATAAGAACAAAAGAATGCTTCTTTTCAAGGTCGATTTCGAGAAAGCGTACGATTCCGTGAATTGGGAGTATCTTTTTTTTATGCTCTCCTCATTGGGGTTTGGTCAGAAGTGGAGTTCTTGGATTAAAGAATGTTTAATCTCGGCCAGGACGTCTTAGTTAATGGGTGTTCGACACGTGAATATCCGATTAAAAGGGGTTTAAGACAGGGTGATCCGCTTAGTATTTTTCTCTTTATAATTGTTATGGAAGGGTTACATCTTGCTTTTCATCATGCCATGGAGTTGAAATTAATTCGGGGTATAAAAGTTGGGAAGGACAACATACACCTTTTGCATAAAAACATCTATTTTTTAATGCAGACAATGTTATCATTTTCTCATATTGGTGTTTGTCGGAATTGAATCGTATTTAACTTATTCTGGAGATTTTCTTTTTGGTATCTGGTTTAAGAATTAATGTTTCAAAATCCCACTTATTCCGTATCAGAGTGGCAGATTCTGAAATTATGGCTTTTGCTAATGCTGCAGGGACATAAGTTGGTTCGTTTCCTACCACTTATCTTGGTATTCCCATAGGTTCCAATATGAAAACAATCTCGAGTTGGGATTTTATGGTCGAAAAATTTCGTTCTAAGTTATTTTCGTGGAAGGCTAGTTTACTCTCTTCGGGCGGTAAATTAACGCTTATTAAATCGGTATTGGAAAGCCTTGGGATATATTGTATGTCGTTGTTCAAGTGTCCCGAAACCGTCCTAAAACGTCTCGAGTCTTTAAGGGCAAGGTTTTTTTGGGGTGGTAGTGATGAGGTTGAAAAAATGTCACGGGTAACATGGGACATATTATTTGCTCCTTTCGACCGCGGTGGCCTCAATGTTGAAAGTCTTAAAGCTTTCAATATGGCATTAATAGTGAAGTGGAAATGGAGGTATTTGTTAAATCCGAATGACTCGTGGGTC
This genomic window from Rutidosis leptorrhynchoides isolate AG116_Rl617_1_P2 chromosome 2, CSIRO_AGI_Rlap_v1, whole genome shotgun sequence contains:
- the LOC139888886 gene encoding uncharacterized protein, with amino-acid sequence MTIQDNDGMKKYIKRAVRKSSVKWDVEEDENFKFVHCSLKHKCRVQKFQGLIVDGVWLDDPSIDKDKFFDFFKNKFKKVDSGAAFVHVKPQVILSDEDASFIERDIDDTEIKNAVWEDIKGFFALSSMPHGANSAFFSLIPKVQNLVLIMDFRPISLVGCFYKIITKIVTNQLASVIDKIISPA